The Litchfieldia alkalitelluris genome has a window encoding:
- a CDS encoding TetR/AcrR family transcriptional regulator, whose product MSDNKLNRRIKYTRMVLKESLMELLKEKPISSITVKEICERADINRSTFYSHYSDQFALLSQIEEEFLSDMNETLNSYNFQKDEEALQMTERLLEYVAANKDVCEVLLGEHADATFQKRVMTFAHNYVVKNLIRSNDIEPDISEYVSLFAISGSIYVIQHWLKRGMDKSPKEMSEIINRITKSGISGF is encoded by the coding sequence ATGTCAGATAACAAATTAAATAGACGAATAAAGTATACAAGAATGGTTTTAAAGGAAAGTTTAATGGAGCTTTTAAAAGAAAAACCGATCTCATCGATTACAGTAAAGGAGATTTGTGAAAGAGCAGATATTAACCGATCCACATTTTACTCACATTACTCTGATCAATTTGCGCTACTTTCTCAAATCGAAGAAGAATTTTTAAGTGATATGAACGAAACGTTGAACAGCTATAATTTTCAAAAAGACGAAGAAGCATTGCAAATGACAGAAAGATTATTAGAATATGTGGCAGCGAATAAAGATGTCTGTGAAGTGCTCTTAGGTGAACACGCCGATGCGACGTTTCAAAAGAGGGTGATGACGTTCGCGCATAACTATGTGGTGAAGAACTTGATACGTTCGAACGATATAGAGCCCGACATCTCAGAATATGTTAGTCTGTTTGCCATAAGTGGTAGCATCTACGTTATTCAACACTGGTTAAAGCGCGGAATGGACAAATCCCCAAAAGAAATGTCAGAAATCATCAATCGAATCACCAAATCTGGGATATCAGGGTTTTAA
- a CDS encoding SDR family oxidoreductase has translation MNILITGSTGFLGSTLAKRLLKENHHVYLLARTQKKAQVLIEQLNNKSGQVHIIEGELTKPFLGISEEEVDALTGKIDVIYHSAALLSFDESKREEIFHVNVSGTKNILELAKIIKVQTFIHVSTAYTLGTRSIGSETLYPTSSTFNNSYEESKCKAEHLVMSYNKSFNVMIMRPAIIIGDSETGESNTAFGLYGIIRTVEILKKKALREPNNNHKYRLLLNQSSVSNLVPIDYVVNVLILGLSFGKNNTVYNITNPNPPSNQLIFDAITESLEFNGIELIPYNEEHTLTEEEVKINTPIKVFKEYLNSSVTFEDDNTRTLLTQGNGNPLNMDKPMLLTIVGGFVHRNSSTIKQVLQETV, from the coding sequence GTGAATATATTAATTACAGGTTCGACAGGTTTTCTAGGATCCACTCTAGCCAAGAGGTTATTGAAAGAGAACCATCATGTATATTTATTAGCACGGACCCAGAAAAAAGCTCAAGTTCTCATTGAACAATTAAATAATAAAAGTGGACAGGTTCACATTATTGAAGGGGAATTAACGAAGCCTTTCTTAGGAATAAGTGAAGAAGAAGTAGATGCGCTCACAGGAAAAATTGACGTAATCTATCACTCCGCAGCACTTCTATCATTTGACGAGTCAAAGCGAGAAGAGATTTTCCATGTGAATGTTTCAGGTACAAAAAATATCCTTGAATTGGCGAAAATTATTAAAGTACAAACGTTTATTCATGTGAGTACTGCATATACATTAGGCACAAGATCAATTGGAAGTGAAACCTTATACCCGACTTCCTCTACTTTCAATAATTCCTATGAAGAAAGCAAATGTAAAGCAGAACATTTGGTAATGTCTTATAATAAAAGCTTTAATGTAATGATCATGAGACCCGCGATCATTATAGGAGACTCGGAAACTGGCGAATCTAACACCGCATTTGGATTATATGGAATCATTAGAACGGTTGAAATCTTGAAGAAAAAAGCACTAAGAGAGCCTAACAATAATCATAAATATCGATTATTACTCAATCAAAGTTCAGTTTCCAACTTGGTTCCGATTGATTACGTTGTAAACGTGCTAATACTAGGCCTATCTTTTGGTAAAAATAACACCGTCTACAATATCACCAATCCTAATCCCCCTAGCAATCAATTAATCTTTGATGCTATCACGGAAAGCCTAGAGTTCAATGGGATTGAACTCATCCCGTACAACGAAGAACACACATTAACTGAAGAAGAAGTAAAAATAAACACACCTATCAAAGTATTTAAAGAGTACCTAAATTCATCAGTAACTTTCGAAGATGACAACACTAGAACTTTATTAACCCAGGGGAATGGCAATCCATTAAACATGGATAAACCTATGCTTCTGACTATAGTCGGAGGATTTGTTCACCGTAACTCTTCCACTATAAAGCAGGTTCTACAGGAAACAGTATGA
- a CDS encoding IS3 family transposase (programmed frameshift) has translation MKKKYPLEIKIAAVNEYLEGGESIRQTAQKYNVNKTMLHRWVAKFQNHGISGLEETYTKYSFEFKMDVLNYLNEMGASIEEVTAVFNVSSSAIVYKWKNLLETQGIDALKKKKKERPSPMKKQPKNNQPVEGTEEALRAEIEQLRMENAYLKKPTSLNSGKELTEKEKAQVIYELRREFKVIDLIKFAEMPRSTYYYWVKQMDKPDKYSEMKEVIQQIFDEHQGRYGYRRITLELRNRGHVINHKTVLRLMNEMGLKCLVRMKKYRSYRGKVGEVAPNILERDFQATKPNEKWVTDVTEFHLFGEKLYLSPILDLYNGEIIAYNLEKRPVYTLVSKMLDTAIQQLDDHDCPILHSDQGWHYQMKKFRHTLQKNGITQSMSRKGNCLDNAVMENFFGLLKSELLYLREFESMDHFKLELEKYIYYYNHKRIKQKLKGMSPIQYRTHTQQAA, from the exons ATGAAGAAGAAATACCCTTTAGAAATAAAGATAGCTGCAGTAAATGAATATCTTGAAGGCGGAGAGTCTATCAGGCAGACAGCCCAAAAGTACAATGTTAATAAAACGATGTTACACAGATGGGTAGCGAAATTTCAAAATCATGGTATATCTGGCTTAGAGGAAACCTATACAAAATACTCATTTGAGTTTAAAATGGACGTACTTAATTATCTGAACGAGATGGGAGCGTCCATCGAAGAAGTTACTGCAGTATTTAATGTTTCTTCATCTGCCATAGTGTATAAGTGGAAGAATCTACTTGAAACACAGGGAATTGACGCTCTTAAAAAGAAGAAAAAGGAGCGTCCTTCACCCATGAAAAAGCAACCTAAGAATAATCAACCAGTAGAAGGAACTGAAGAAGCACTACGTGCTGAAATTGAACAACTTCGTATGGAGAATGCATATTTAAAAAAGC CTACAAGCCTTAATTCAGGAAAAGAACTCACAGAAAAAGAAAAGGCACAGGTGATTTATGAATTAAGGCGTGAATTTAAGGTGATTGACTTGATAAAGTTCGCTGAAATGCCACGTAGCACGTATTATTATTGGGTAAAACAAATGGATAAACCAGATAAATATAGTGAAATGAAAGAGGTTATCCAACAGATCTTTGACGAACATCAAGGTCGATATGGCTATCGACGTATCACACTGGAATTACGTAATCGGGGTCATGTAATTAATCACAAAACAGTCCTTCGCTTAATGAATGAGATGGGTTTAAAATGCTTAGTTCGCATGAAAAAATACCGTTCATATCGTGGAAAAGTGGGTGAAGTCGCACCGAATATACTAGAGCGAGATTTCCAAGCTACGAAGCCAAATGAGAAGTGGGTTACAGATGTGACAGAATTCCATTTGTTTGGCGAGAAACTTTATCTTTCACCTATTCTGGACCTTTACAACGGTGAAATTATTGCTTATAACCTAGAGAAACGTCCAGTATACACACTTGTATCTAAAATGTTAGATACGGCCATACAACAATTAGACGACCATGATTGCCCTATCCTTCACTCTGATCAAGGCTGGCATTATCAGATGAAGAAGTTTCGACACACCTTACAGAAGAATGGAATTACCCAAAGTATGTCTCGCAAGGGCAATTGTTTAGATAATGCAGTAATGGAGAACTTTTTTGGATTATTAAAGAGCGAATTACTTTATTTAAGAGAATTTGAGAGTATGGATCATTTCAAACTAGAATTAGAGAAATATATTTACTATTATAATCACAAACGGATTAAGCAAAAATTAAAAGGTATGAGTCCGATTCAATATCGAACTCATACCCAGCAAGCTGCTTAA
- a CDS encoding ATP-dependent DNA ligase: protein MFKSPMLLHKVDQPYDDSTFITELKLDGIRLLYSKTATRTFLYSRHQNDITSRFPELHELPIPPDTILDGEVIFTDPITGTPDFEALMHRFSTTNREKTIRLANLQPVSYVVFDILIYKGKNVTSLPLLERKALLEEVIPKDTPLLSKVQFIEGHGNVYFNLIKEKSLEGIVLKKKDSKYEIGKRSKSWLKVINYQYENVRITGIRKKEFGWLLSFEDGQPAGIMELGVPIDAKQTVHHQSHQLKVNENNEYIYLKPELSCQVKFRNLTKAGLLRTPAFVSM from the coding sequence GTGTTCAAAAGCCCTATGTTACTTCATAAGGTTGATCAACCTTATGATGATTCCACATTTATTACCGAGCTAAAGCTAGATGGCATCCGTTTACTATATAGCAAGACCGCAACTCGTACATTTCTTTACTCGCGTCATCAAAATGACATTACCTCTCGTTTCCCTGAACTTCATGAACTACCCATTCCACCTGATACAATTCTGGATGGTGAAGTAATTTTCACGGACCCTATCACCGGAACACCTGACTTTGAAGCACTTATGCATCGATTTAGTACAACCAATCGAGAGAAAACGATAAGACTAGCTAACCTACAACCTGTCTCATACGTAGTGTTTGATATTCTTATCTACAAAGGAAAAAACGTAACTAGCCTTCCTTTACTAGAAAGAAAAGCATTACTAGAAGAAGTGATTCCTAAGGATACTCCCCTTTTATCAAAGGTTCAGTTTATCGAGGGGCATGGAAATGTATACTTTAATCTCATCAAAGAGAAGAGTCTAGAAGGTATTGTATTGAAGAAAAAAGACAGTAAATATGAGATTGGAAAGCGCAGCAAGTCTTGGCTCAAGGTGATTAATTACCAGTATGAAAACGTCAGAATCACAGGAATCCGTAAAAAGGAGTTTGGATGGTTGTTATCGTTTGAAGATGGTCAACCAGCAGGAATCATGGAGCTTGGTGTCCCAATTGACGCAAAACAGACGGTACACCATCAAAGTCATCAACTCAAAGTCAATGAAAATAATGAGTACATCTACTTAAAACCTGAATTATCATGTCAGGTAAAATTCCGCAACCTCACAAAAGCTGGCTTACTTAGAACCCCTGCTTTTGTGAGTATGTAA
- a CDS encoding putative bifunctional diguanylate cyclase/phosphodiesterase, translating to MINPLVMSFGTIFNLASLFLLLILWLYGFKVAFYSMVIITGISIYLSGITPTNIQAVLEILFFAFIFWLTPKGNSVLWGVIFWVVVGAPISSLIYLNFFGVELGNLLFFQVTTDVINGVFNIWIFDMLISYVPFHKWIRGGSKPPIQIKKLLFHLSFAAMLIPFMIYVSINSWGAICEYQNGLISSVESKVKQISLEMKSWSEEDLMKLRLNGRIQMGYLEEMITNLSEGGTYELVVTEGKENIIISSNPKINMEGIFALEEDHIVTSIAPSFSAVLPNEDRLWIKNWGNGFYLYESNIVGSINMYVKIPLAHFQDRIFKDLLQQFVFLILFLVMALIFSSVLHRLLARTLDSLAITTTGLPNKINQLESVVWPTSNISEIHSLIYNFQTVFSRLKDMFYESRLMNDRLRSQAEMLQTSEKKLHELAFFDSLTSLPNRQYFQESLTEAIRNAEAYEQKVAILFLDLDQFKQVNDTLGHVAGDELLIIVSSMLKKVESEKVQLYRLSGDEFVMIMTHMKDQKEVCEIALKIKAMFEKPIIIRENLLHVSSSIGISMFPEDGRDKEVLIQNADIAMYRSKAKAGTTVEFFNNFMRIEFQDKVNMTHELRIAESAEQFELVYQPKVNQNNHLTSMEALIRWHNSRFGTVNPGIFIPLAEDAGLIKKIDEWALNEACKQNKKWQDEGYRKVKVSVNISAKHFSQGSLVDMVREALNHSKLEAKYLQLELTESVFIDNIIDVIEILKEIREMGVFISIDDFGKGFSSLSHLNQLPLTEIKLDKDFVRDINADSKKGMIVRYIVDMAKQLSFNVVVEGVETIEELHYLNEVGCNEMQGYLFSKPVSKDVFEQLLNSKNPLI from the coding sequence TTGATAAATCCTTTGGTGATGTCGTTTGGTACCATTTTTAATCTTGCTAGTTTGTTCTTATTATTAATTCTTTGGTTATATGGTTTCAAGGTAGCATTTTATTCTATGGTAATTATCACAGGAATTTCTATTTACCTTTCTGGTATCACACCAACAAATATACAAGCTGTTTTAGAGATTTTATTTTTTGCATTTATTTTTTGGCTTACACCTAAGGGGAACAGTGTCCTTTGGGGTGTGATTTTCTGGGTGGTGGTTGGTGCGCCTATTTCAAGCTTGATTTATCTTAATTTTTTCGGTGTTGAACTAGGGAATCTGTTATTTTTTCAAGTAACGACAGATGTGATTAATGGCGTTTTTAATATCTGGATTTTTGATATGTTGATTTCTTATGTCCCATTTCACAAATGGATTCGCGGAGGCAGTAAGCCACCGATTCAGATAAAGAAGCTGTTGTTTCATCTTTCGTTTGCGGCTATGCTTATCCCTTTTATGATATATGTTTCAATTAATAGCTGGGGAGCCATTTGTGAATATCAAAATGGCTTGATTAGCTCGGTTGAAAGCAAAGTGAAACAAATTTCTCTTGAAATGAAGTCTTGGTCTGAAGAAGACCTTATGAAGCTACGCTTAAATGGAAGAATACAAATGGGTTATCTGGAGGAAATGATAACTAATCTTTCAGAGGGTGGTACCTATGAATTGGTTGTCACTGAGGGTAAGGAGAATATCATTATTTCAAGCAATCCAAAGATTAATATGGAGGGTATATTTGCGCTGGAAGAGGACCATATTGTCACCTCAATTGCTCCATCTTTTTCCGCCGTTCTTCCAAATGAAGATAGATTGTGGATTAAAAATTGGGGAAATGGTTTTTATCTATATGAAAGTAATATCGTTGGTTCAATAAATATGTATGTAAAAATTCCGTTAGCTCATTTTCAGGATCGAATCTTTAAGGACCTGCTTCAGCAGTTTGTCTTTCTTATACTTTTTCTAGTTATGGCTCTAATTTTTTCATCAGTATTACATAGATTATTGGCTCGTACGCTTGATAGTCTTGCAATAACAACTACTGGCCTTCCGAATAAAATAAATCAACTTGAATCAGTAGTTTGGCCAACCAGTAATATTTCAGAGATTCATTCATTGATTTATAATTTCCAAACAGTGTTTTCAAGGCTAAAAGATATGTTTTATGAAAGTCGTTTGATGAACGATCGTTTGAGAAGTCAGGCGGAAATGCTGCAAACCTCAGAGAAGAAGCTTCACGAATTAGCGTTTTTTGATAGTTTAACATCATTGCCGAACCGTCAATACTTTCAAGAATCCTTGACTGAGGCTATTCGTAACGCTGAAGCGTATGAACAAAAGGTAGCCATTTTATTTCTTGATTTAGACCAATTTAAACAGGTAAACGATACATTGGGGCATGTTGCTGGGGATGAGCTTTTGATCATTGTATCTAGTATGCTAAAAAAAGTAGAAAGTGAAAAGGTACAACTTTACCGTCTAAGTGGTGATGAATTTGTCATGATTATGACTCACATGAAAGATCAAAAGGAAGTATGTGAAATTGCATTAAAAATAAAAGCAATGTTTGAAAAGCCGATCATTATTCGTGAAAATCTACTACATGTATCAAGTAGTATTGGTATTAGTATGTTTCCTGAGGATGGCAGAGATAAAGAAGTGTTAATTCAAAATGCGGATATTGCAATGTATCGAAGTAAAGCGAAAGCTGGGACAACGGTTGAGTTCTTTAATAACTTTATGAGAATCGAATTCCAAGACAAAGTGAATATGACTCATGAACTAAGGATAGCTGAAAGTGCAGAGCAATTTGAATTAGTTTATCAGCCTAAAGTCAATCAAAATAACCATTTAACTAGTATGGAGGCATTAATTAGATGGCATAATTCAAGGTTCGGTACTGTTAACCCAGGAATTTTTATCCCTTTGGCTGAGGATGCGGGACTGATAAAAAAGATTGATGAATGGGCTCTAAATGAAGCTTGTAAACAAAATAAAAAATGGCAGGATGAAGGATATCGAAAAGTGAAGGTTTCTGTTAATATATCCGCGAAGCACTTTAGTCAAGGATCCTTGGTGGATATGGTCAGGGAAGCGTTAAATCACTCTAAATTGGAAGCGAAGTATCTACAATTAGAGTTGACTGAAAGTGTTTTTATTGACAATATCATTGATGTCATTGAAATCCTTAAAGAGATAAGAGAAATGGGAGTATTCATTTCAATCGACGATTTTGGGAAAGGATTTTCATCATTAAGTCACTTAAATCAACTGCCACTTACAGAAATCAAACTAGATAAGGACTTTGTGAGAGATATAAATGCGGACTCTAAAAAAGGAATGATTGTCCGGTATATTGTTGACATGGCGAAACAGCTTTCATTTAATGTTGTTGTTGAAGGTGTAGAAACAATTGAAGAACTTCATTACTTAAATGAAGTTGGTTGCAATGAAATGCAGGGGTATTTATTTAGTAAGCCAGTGTCAAAGGACGTATTTGAACAGCTATTAAATTCAAAGAATCCATTAATTTAA
- a CDS encoding ABC transporter substrate-binding protein → MKYLIYAMCFLFLIGCEEKNAENDSQLSKQLEESSRQLEENTPIEIELWSHFGNWETAIERFQEANPNIKVNVNVLPYESYEDLYLKALTEEKGPDILVFESNHFANFTSIDGLENLADAPYQLDNYKRFYSNSVWEIGESFNGEKMIGVPIYSYPMVTFYRSDILKEYGFPSEPDELGEFIEDQQNWLEIARTLNKDHRSSILWEMEPISIYNTTSSMFGENLEFLRDSEDFYQAITLAKIVNEESLSPNINIWSKEGLAALKDDRIAMIYLGSWAANQIQRWAPEQEGKWRVTRLPFNQYGWSNASIMSIPSNSQHKEAAWKFIEFYNFSEKDSIPSFDITQENPYFGNQKDQLLYQELSNQIPDINLTPLDEEANSIWYESIGYGLQNELSVNEIMSLFQENLEKQLGRDIEMLKK, encoded by the coding sequence ATGAAGTATCTTATTTACGCAATGTGCTTTCTCTTTTTAATAGGATGTGAAGAGAAGAATGCAGAAAATGATAGTCAATTATCAAAGCAGCTTGAGGAAAGTAGTAGACAATTGGAAGAAAACACACCCATTGAGATTGAATTGTGGTCCCATTTTGGGAACTGGGAAACTGCTATTGAACGTTTTCAAGAAGCGAATCCTAATATAAAAGTGAATGTAAATGTTTTACCGTATGAATCGTATGAAGACCTATATTTAAAGGCTTTAACCGAGGAGAAAGGTCCGGATATTCTTGTGTTTGAAAGTAATCATTTTGCAAATTTCACAAGTATTGATGGGCTAGAGAACTTAGCAGATGCGCCCTACCAGCTGGACAACTATAAAAGATTCTACTCGAACTCCGTGTGGGAAATTGGGGAATCGTTTAACGGTGAAAAGATGATAGGGGTGCCAATCTATAGTTACCCAATGGTAACATTTTATCGATCAGATATTTTAAAAGAGTATGGTTTTCCGTCTGAACCTGATGAACTTGGCGAATTTATCGAAGATCAACAAAATTGGCTTGAAATCGCAAGAACCTTAAATAAAGACCACCGTTCATCAATCCTTTGGGAAATGGAACCGATCAGTATTTACAATACAACAAGCAGTATGTTTGGGGAAAACCTCGAGTTTTTGAGAGATAGTGAAGATTTCTATCAGGCAATTACTCTGGCAAAAATAGTTAATGAGGAAAGCTTATCACCAAACATAAATATTTGGTCAAAAGAAGGACTCGCAGCACTAAAGGACGATCGTATTGCTATGATTTACTTAGGAAGCTGGGCAGCAAATCAAATACAACGATGGGCTCCTGAGCAAGAAGGAAAATGGAGGGTGACAAGGCTTCCGTTCAATCAATACGGTTGGAGTAATGCTTCGATCATGTCTATTCCCTCAAACAGCCAACACAAAGAAGCTGCTTGGAAATTCATAGAGTTCTATAACTTTTCTGAAAAAGATTCTATACCAAGCTTTGACATCACTCAAGAAAATCCCTATTTTGGGAATCAAAAAGACCAGCTTCTATATCAGGAGCTATCAAATCAAATACCAGACATTAATCTTACTCCACTTGATGAAGAGGCCAATTCTATCTGGTATGAATCCATAGGTTATGGACTGCAAAATGAATTAAGCGTAAACGAAATCATGAGCTTATTTCAGGAAAACCTAGAAAAGCAGCTAGGAAGAGACATTGAAATGCTGAAAAAGTGA
- a CDS encoding histidine kinase N-terminal domain-containing protein, with product METNVQTGIGYIKLGDFLKENEQEFLDLWEEQIIVHSAVDNRAQIRENGYLMYQLIINAITSKLSEDDLRSLAHKVAQERVDANNNIGEFVYNVNLGRSILIKCVTHSGIILEEIQTIIDLINSKFDLFCFYAVSRYTDLKDLKLQEKNVYITQTHKDRLAILGQMSSSFVHEFRNPLTSVMGFIKLLKNDYPNLPYVNVISSELEQLKFKISQFLHTSKLNTVVENRDEDIMIKGLIEEVTDFLYASIVDGNIQITSTIDANAKVHGDRSELKQVFLNLLMNAIDAVCEEDIYRVINIHSEVNEEHITIMISNNGPTISADAAEFIFEPFYTTKKLGTGIGLFVCKNILEKNHGKIVYNSDDDLTTFQITLPII from the coding sequence ATGGAAACGAATGTACAAACAGGTATCGGCTATATAAAATTAGGTGACTTTCTAAAAGAAAATGAACAGGAATTCTTAGATTTATGGGAAGAACAAATTATCGTACATAGCGCTGTCGATAATAGAGCACAGATCAGAGAAAACGGTTATTTAATGTACCAACTCATCATAAATGCAATTACCAGCAAGTTGTCAGAGGACGATCTTAGATCATTGGCTCACAAAGTAGCTCAAGAGCGAGTGGACGCGAATAATAACATTGGGGAATTTGTTTATAATGTTAATCTTGGCAGAAGTATCCTTATAAAATGTGTCACCCATTCTGGAATTATCCTAGAAGAGATCCAAACTATCATCGACTTAATAAATAGCAAGTTTGATTTATTTTGTTTTTATGCGGTGTCACGATACACCGATTTAAAGGACCTTAAACTACAAGAAAAAAACGTCTATATTACACAAACTCATAAGGATAGACTTGCTATACTTGGCCAAATGTCATCAAGCTTTGTGCATGAATTTCGCAACCCGCTTACATCAGTGATGGGTTTTATTAAACTATTAAAAAACGATTATCCTAATCTACCCTATGTAAATGTGATTAGCAGTGAACTTGAACAACTTAAGTTTAAAATTTCTCAATTCCTCCACACTTCCAAGTTGAACACTGTTGTCGAAAACAGGGATGAAGATATTATGATTAAAGGGTTAATTGAAGAAGTGACTGATTTCTTATATGCAAGTATTGTTGACGGGAATATCCAGATTACCTCAACGATCGATGCGAACGCCAAGGTTCACGGTGATCGAAGTGAATTAAAACAGGTTTTCCTAAATTTATTAATGAATGCCATTGATGCTGTCTGTGAAGAAGACATATATAGAGTTATTAACATCCATTCAGAAGTCAACGAAGAGCACATCACCATTATGATTTCAAATAACGGTCCAACGATCAGTGCAGATGCTGCAGAATTCATTTTCGAACCATTCTACACAACAAAGAAATTGGGTACAGGGATCGGTTTATTCGTTTGTAAAAATATTTTAGAAAAAAATCACGGTAAAATTGTTTACAATTCAGATGATGATCTGACTACGTTTCAAATCACATTGCCTATCATTTAA